A single window of Helicobacter pylori DNA harbors:
- a CDS encoding ABC transporter ATP-binding protein: MVLEVKNLSFKYSQKLILDKLSFSVPKNSITSILAPNGSGKTTLLKCLLGLLKPLEETEIKACNKDILPLKPYEKAKLIAYIPQVEYYAFNFSVLDFVLMGKATHLNLFAMPKAKHIKEATSVLERLDLESLKDQGINDLSGGQRQMVLLARSLLQRTPLLLLDEPTSALDLKNQALFFDAIKDEMKKRELSVLVNIHDPNLVARHSTHVVMLKDKKLFLQASTPIAMTSHNLSALYDTPLEAIWHDNKLVVYAL; encoded by the coding sequence ATGGTCTTAGAAGTTAAAAACCTATCCTTTAAATATTCTCAAAAACTCATTTTAGACAAGTTGAGTTTTAGCGTGCCAAAAAACAGCATCACCAGCATTTTAGCGCCTAATGGCTCCGGTAAAACCACGCTTTTAAAATGCCTTTTAGGGCTTTTGAAGCCTTTAGAAGAAACCGAAATCAAGGCGTGCAACAAAGATATTTTACCCTTAAAGCCTTATGAAAAAGCCAAACTAATCGCTTATATCCCCCAAGTGGAATATTATGCGTTCAATTTCAGCGTGCTGGATTTTGTCTTAATGGGGAAAGCGACGCATTTGAATCTATTCGCTATGCCTAAAGCTAAGCACATTAAAGAAGCCACTAGCGTTTTAGAGCGCTTGGATTTAGAGTCCTTAAAAGATCAAGGCATCAATGATTTGTCCGGCGGTCAAAGGCAAATGGTGCTTTTAGCCAGAAGTTTGTTGCAAAGAACGCCCTTATTATTACTAGATGAGCCTACGAGCGCGTTAGATTTAAAAAACCAAGCCCTTTTTTTTGATGCGATTAAAGATGAGATGAAAAAACGAGAATTGAGCGTTTTAGTCAATATCCATGACCCGAATTTGGTTGCCAGGCACTCCACGCATGTGGTCATGCTCAAAGATAAAAAACTTTTTTTGCAAGCTTCCACGCCAATCGCTATGACTTCGCACAATTTAAGCGCGCTTTATGACACGCCTTTAGAAGCGATCTGGCATGATAACAAGCTTGTCGTGTATGCGTTGTAG
- a CDS encoding NYN domain-containing protein, protein MKANTIILVDWENFRRDIKQTKCVNYNIALDVIVTIRAFLLDDEWISRIYFYTTPPFDFEHALWDKRNDTLQNEKNPGTEMKIFTSSDIEEILQSSEATKWEKIYSDVENFQHDLASLDQVELRLGRTKLNAIRVEFDGSYRALLEQKQVDMLMGLDIQRIAFKKIADRILIFSKDTDLIPALKLARDEGLRVDIADLSNRLSLLSQDLKYNSDKVRKLSSNEVKDKLFSIRENLTKTNWALN, encoded by the coding sequence ATGAAAGCAAACACAATCATACTAGTGGATTGGGAGAATTTCAGGCGCGATATTAAACAAACAAAGTGCGTTAATTACAATATCGCTTTAGATGTGATCGTTACTATCAGAGCTTTTTTACTAGATGATGAATGGATCAGTCGCATTTACTTTTATACCACCCCACCCTTTGATTTTGAACATGCGTTATGGGATAAAAGGAATGACACCCTCCAAAATGAAAAAAATCCGGGAACAGAAATGAAAATCTTCACCAGCAGCGACATTGAAGAGATTTTACAAAGCAGTGAAGCGACTAAATGGGAGAAGATTTATAGCGATGTGGAAAATTTCCAACACGATCTGGCTTCATTGGATCAAGTGGAATTGAGGTTAGGGAGGACTAAGTTAAACGCAATAAGAGTGGAGTTTGATGGGAGTTATAGGGCGTTATTGGAACAAAAGCAGGTGGATATGCTCATGGGTCTTGACATTCAAAGAATAGCCTTTAAAAAAATAGCCGATAGGATTTTGATATTTTCAAAAGATACGGATCTGATCCCCGCGCTCAAATTAGCCAGAGATGAGGGGCTAAGGGTGGATATTGCTGATTTGTCTAACAGATTGTCTCTTCTTAGCCAGGATTTGAAATACAATTCGGATAAAGTGAGGAAATTGAGCAGTAACGAAGTCAAAGACAAGCTTTTTTCCATCAGAGAAAATCTCACTAAAACCAACTGGGCTTTAAACTAA
- the ruvA gene encoding Holliday junction branch migration protein RuvA, which translates to MIVGLIGVVEKISALEAHIEVQGVVYGVQVSMRTSALLQAGQKTRLKILQVIKEDAHLLYGFLEEGEKILFERLLKINGVGGRIALAILSSFSPNEFESIIATKEVKRLQQVPGIGKKLADKIMVDLIGFFIQDENRPARNEVFLALESLGFKSTEINQVLKTLKPNLSIEAAIKEALQQLRS; encoded by the coding sequence ATGATAGTGGGTTTGATAGGGGTTGTGGAAAAAATCTCCGCTTTAGAAGCGCATATAGAAGTGCAAGGGGTTGTTTATGGGGTGCAAGTTTCTATGCGAACTTCTGCTTTGCTCCAAGCGGGCCAAAAAACGCGTTTGAAAATCTTACAAGTGATTAAAGAAGATGCACATCTTTTATACGGGTTTTTAGAAGAGGGCGAAAAAATCCTTTTTGAAAGGCTTTTGAAAATCAATGGGGTAGGGGGGCGTATCGCTTTAGCCATTCTTTCAAGCTTTTCGCCGAATGAATTTGAAAGCATTATCGCCACCAAAGAAGTCAAAAGACTCCAGCAAGTCCCAGGTATTGGCAAAAAGCTCGCTGATAAGATCATGGTGGATCTCATTGGCTTTTTCATTCAAGATGAAAATAGACCTGCACGCAATGAAGTTTTTTTAGCCCTAGAGAGTTTGGGCTTTAAAAGCACCGAAATCAACCAAGTCTTAAAAACCCTAAAACCCAATCTCAGCATAGAAGCAGCGATTAAAGAAGCCTTACAACAACTGCGCTCTTAA
- the ruvC gene encoding crossover junction endodeoxyribonuclease RuvC, which yields MRILGIDPGSRKCGYAIISHASNKLSLITAGFINITTTRLQEQILDLIEALDCLLDRYEVNEVAIEDIFFGYNPKSVIKLAQFRGALSLKILERIGNFSEYTPLQVKKALTGNGKAAKEQVAFMVKRLLNITSEIKPLDISDAIAVAITHAQRLKLH from the coding sequence ATGCGTATTTTAGGAATAGACCCAGGCAGTAGGAAATGCGGGTATGCTATCATTTCTCACGCTTCTAACAAGCTTTCTTTAATCACGGCCGGGTTCATTAATATCACCACGACACGCTTGCAAGAACAAATCTTAGATTTGATAGAAGCCTTAGATTGCTTATTGGATCGTTACGAAGTCAATGAGGTAGCGATTGAAGATATTTTCTTTGGGTATAACCCTAAAAGCGTGATCAAGCTCGCGCAATTTAGGGGGGCGTTGTCTTTAAAGATTTTAGAAAGGATCGGTAATTTCAGCGAATACACGCCCTTGCAAGTCAAAAAAGCCCTAACCGGTAACGGGAAAGCCGCTAAAGAGCAAGTAGCCTTTATGGTCAAACGCTTGCTTAATATCACAAGCGAAATCAAGCCTTTGGATATTAGCGATGCGATAGCCGTTGCTATCACGCATGCGCAACGCTTAAAGCTCCACTAA
- a CDS encoding glycosyltransferase family 8 protein has protein sequence MLSSCAQERDGVKLFYQIHCLVDSLSAENAEELKWTIAPFSAFSGIEFCDISKNDAYPFTLVSQLFLRLNPFAKKRFSKMILCRLLLASIFSQYEKIIMFDVDTLFVGDISESFFIPMDGAYFGATKEDLSLIGIHNANDLFVSRLNWSRGMGVKLNHKSLSFQEVGILYENPFNAGFMLVNLALWRESHLEEKLIDFFKTRDEGLLLPEQDLFVLVCQGRILEMPCKYNVHPRMVGTRMIPKKSDACMLHFYADEKPWKHFGYPYSKEWHQVAFKTSFESLVFEDLVGKIETFTELNNHNKKSFFEFLNTRLNKKFLIQYVLFKIFKKLESFCLR, from the coding sequence ATGCTTTCTTCTTGCGCACAAGAAAGAGATGGGGTAAAACTCTTTTATCAAATCCATTGTTTAGTGGATAGTTTGAGCGCTGAAAATGCAGAAGAATTAAAGTGGACTATAGCCCCCTTTAGCGCGTTTTCTGGTATTGAATTTTGTGATATTTCAAAGAATGACGCTTACCCTTTTACATTGGTTTCTCAACTTTTCTTAAGACTCAATCCTTTCGCTAAAAAGCGTTTTTCTAAAATGATTTTATGCCGTTTGTTGCTAGCGAGTATTTTTTCTCAATATGAAAAAATTATCATGTTTGATGTGGATACCTTGTTCGTGGGCGATATTAGCGAGAGCTTTTTTATCCCTATGGATGGAGCGTATTTTGGAGCGACCAAAGAAGACCTCTCATTGATTGGCATTCATAACGCTAATGATTTGTTTGTGTCTCGGCTCAATTGGTCTAGGGGAATGGGTGTCAAACTCAATCATAAAAGCCTGAGCTTTCAAGAAGTGGGAATTCTATATGAAAACCCTTTTAATGCAGGTTTTATGCTGGTCAATTTGGCGTTGTGGAGGGAGAGTCATTTGGAAGAAAAGCTGATTGATTTTTTTAAAACAAGAGATGAAGGGCTGTTGTTGCCAGAGCAAGATTTATTCGTGCTTGTTTGTCAAGGGCGTATTTTAGAAATGCCTTGCAAGTATAATGTCCATCCACGCATGGTTGGGACGAGAATGATACCTAAAAAATCTGACGCTTGCATGTTGCATTTTTATGCTGATGAAAAGCCTTGGAAGCATTTTGGCTACCCGTATTCTAAAGAATGGCACCAAGTCGCTTTTAAAACTTCTTTTGAATCTTTGGTTTTTGAGGATTTAGTGGGTAAAATTGAAACTTTTACTGAACTCAATAACCACAACAAAAAGAGTTTTTTTGAATTTTTAAACACCAGGCTGAATAAAAAATTTCTTATACAATACGTTTTGTTTAAGATTTTTAAAAAGCTAGAGTCTTTTTGTTTGCGTTAG
- the murJ gene encoding murein biosynthesis integral membrane protein MurJ, whose amino-acid sequence MLKKIFLTNSLGILCSRIFGFLRDLMMANILGAGVYSDIFFVAFKLPNLFRRIFAEGSFSQSFLPSFIRSSIKGSFAGLVGLIFCGVLFMWCLLVALNPLWLTKLLAYGFDEETLKLCAPIVAINFWYLLLVFITTFLGALLQYKHSFFASAYSASLLNVCMILALFISKEKTHLEALYYLSYGVLLGGVAQILLHFYPLVKLGLLNLLFKGFLSFKTKNAVKKKYRSKRAKKDLKAFFKQFFPSVLGNSSAQIASFLDTTIASFLVSGSVSYLYYANRVFQLPLALFAIAISTALFPSIAIALKNNEQDLVLQRLQKAWFFLVGVLLLCSIGGIMLSKEITELLFERGQFSPKDTLITSQVFSLYLLGLLPFGLTKLFSLWLYAKLEQKKAAKISLISLFLGLVASLSLMPLLGVLGLALANSLSGLFLFVLTIKAFGFQLFLGIIKNLKSWLVILFLACVEILLLLAFKSWVTHLYLFYYFQGF is encoded by the coding sequence ATGCTAAAAAAAATATTTTTAACGAATAGCTTAGGGATTTTATGCTCTAGGATTTTTGGCTTTTTACGGGATTTGATGATGGCTAATATTCTAGGGGCTGGGGTGTATAGCGATATTTTCTTTGTGGCTTTCAAACTGCCTAATCTATTCAGGCGTATTTTTGCGGAGGGCTCTTTTTCACAAAGCTTTTTACCAAGCTTCATACGAAGTTCCATTAAAGGGAGCTTTGCGGGTTTAGTAGGGCTTATTTTTTGTGGCGTTTTATTCATGTGGTGCTTGTTGGTGGCTCTCAATCCCTTATGGCTCACCAAACTCCTAGCTTACGGCTTTGATGAAGAAACGCTCAAACTATGCGCCCCTATTGTAGCGATCAATTTTTGGTATCTTTTATTGGTGTTTATCACCACTTTTTTAGGCGCGCTTTTACAATACAAACACAGCTTTTTTGCCAGCGCTTATAGCGCAAGCTTACTCAATGTATGCATGATTTTAGCCCTTTTCATTTCTAAAGAAAAAACGCATTTGGAAGCGTTGTATTATTTGAGCTATGGCGTGCTTTTAGGGGGCGTGGCTCAAATCTTATTGCACTTTTATCCTTTAGTGAAATTGGGCCTATTGAATTTATTATTTAAAGGATTTTTGAGCTTTAAGACCAAAAATGCCGTCAAAAAAAAATACCGCTCTAAAAGGGCCAAAAAGGATCTAAAAGCGTTTTTCAAGCAGTTTTTCCCCAGCGTTTTAGGCAATTCTAGCGCTCAGATCGCTTCTTTTTTAGACACCACGATCGCCTCTTTTTTAGTGAGCGGGAGCGTGTCTTATTTGTATTACGCTAACAGAGTTTTTCAGCTCCCTTTAGCTTTATTTGCCATAGCCATATCCACAGCCCTTTTCCCTAGCATTGCGATTGCGCTTAAAAATAACGAGCAGGATTTAGTCTTACAACGCTTGCAAAAGGCGTGGTTTTTTTTGGTGGGGGTTTTGCTTCTTTGCAGCATTGGGGGGATCATGTTAAGCAAAGAAATCACCGAGCTTTTATTTGAAAGGGGGCAATTTAGCCCTAAAGACACCCTAATCACTTCGCAAGTCTTTTCGCTCTATCTTTTAGGCTTGCTCCCTTTTGGGCTAACCAAACTCTTTTCTTTGTGGCTTTATGCGAAATTAGAACAAAAAAAAGCGGCTAAAATCTCTTTAATTTCGCTTTTTTTAGGTTTAGTGGCTTCTTTGAGTTTAATGCCTTTGTTAGGGGTTTTAGGCTTGGCGTTAGCGAATAGTTTGAGCGGGTTGTTTTTATTTGTTTTAACGATAAAAGCGTTTGGCTTTCAATTATTCTTGGGTATAATCAAGAATTTAAAATCATGGCTTGTAATCCTTTTCCTCGCTTGCGTGGAAATCTTATTACTCTTAGCGTTCAAATCGTGGGTTACACATTTATATTTATTTTATTATTTTCAAGGTTTTTAA
- the cysS gene encoding cysteine--tRNA ligase yields the protein MFIYDTKSKQKVPFEPLIQNKANIYVCGPTVYDDAHLGHARSAIAFDLLRRTLELSGYEVMLVRNFTDIDDKIINKALKENKSIQELSSIYIESYTRDLNALNVKKPSLEPKASEHLDAMVGMIETLLEKNFAYRVSNGDIYLDTSKDKDYGSLSMHNSSVEFSRIGLVQEKRLEQDFVLWKSYKGDNDVGFDSPLGKGRPGWHIECSSMVFETLALANAPYQIDIHAGGADLLFPHHENEACQTRCAFGVEIAKYWMHNGFVNINNEKMSKSLGNSFFIKDALKNYDGEILRNYLLGVHYRSVLNFNEEDLLVSKKRLDKIYRLKQRVLGTLGGINPNFKKEILECMQDDLNISKALSVLESMLSSTNEKLDQNPKNKALKGEILANLKFIEELLGIGFKDPSAYFQLGVSESEKQEIESKIEERKRAKEQKDFLKADSIREELLKQKIALMDTPQGTIWEKFF from the coding sequence ATGTTTATTTATGATACCAAATCAAAACAAAAAGTCCCTTTTGAGCCTTTAATCCAAAATAAGGCGAATATTTATGTGTGCGGGCCTACGGTGTATGATGACGCTCATTTAGGGCATGCCAGGAGTGCGATTGCTTTTGATTTGTTAAGGCGAACGCTTGAGTTGAGCGGCTATGAAGTGATGTTAGTAAGGAATTTCACAGATATTGATGATAAGATTATCAACAAAGCCTTAAAAGAAAACAAAAGCATTCAAGAATTAAGCAGCATTTATATTGAATCTTACACGAGGGATTTGAACGCTTTGAACGTGAAAAAACCCAGCCTAGAGCCTAAAGCGAGCGAGCATTTAGACGCTATGGTGGGCATGATTGAAACGCTTTTAGAAAAAAATTTCGCTTATAGAGTCTCTAATGGGGATATTTATTTAGACACGAGCAAGGATAAAGATTACGGCTCTTTGAGCATGCATAATAGCAGCGTGGAATTTAGCCGTATCGGTTTGGTGCAAGAAAAACGGCTTGAGCAGGATTTTGTGTTGTGGAAAAGTTATAAGGGGGATAATGATGTGGGCTTTGATAGCCCTTTAGGCAAAGGGCGCCCTGGCTGGCATATAGAATGCTCTAGCATGGTTTTTGAAACTTTAGCGCTCGCTAACGCCCCTTATCAAATTGATATTCATGCAGGCGGAGCGGATTTGTTATTCCCCCACCATGAAAATGAAGCGTGCCAAACCCGTTGCGCCTTTGGCGTGGAGATCGCTAAATACTGGATGCATAACGGATTTGTAAATATCAATAATGAAAAAATGTCTAAAAGTTTAGGGAATAGCTTCTTCATTAAAGACGCCCTGAAAAACTATGATGGCGAGATTTTGCGCAATTACTTGCTAGGGGTGCATTATCGCTCTGTTTTGAATTTCAATGAAGAAGACTTGTTAGTGAGTAAAAAACGCTTGGATAAAATCTATCGCCTAAAACAGCGCGTTTTAGGGACTTTGGGAGGAATAAATCCAAACTTTAAAAAAGAAATTTTAGAGTGCATGCAAGATGATTTAAATATTTCTAAAGCGTTGAGCGTTTTAGAAAGCATGCTTTCTTCCACCAACGAAAAACTGGATCAAAACCCCAAAAACAAGGCTTTAAAAGGCGAAATTTTAGCGAATTTGAAATTCATAGAAGAACTGCTTGGTATTGGGTTTAAAGACCCTAGCGCGTATTTCCAATTAGGCGTGAGCGAGAGTGAAAAACAAGAAATTGAAAGCAAGATAGAAGAAAGAAAACGCGCCAAAGAACAAAAAGATTTTTTAAAAGCCGATAGCATCAGAGAAGAGCTTTTGAAACAAAAAATCGCTTTGATGGACACCCCACAAGGCACGATCTGGGAGAAGTTTTTTTAA
- the vacA gene encoding autotransporter vacuolating cytotoxin VacA gives MEIQQTHRKMNRPLVSLVLAGALISAIPQQSHAAFFTTVIIPAIVGGIATGTAVGTVSGLLSWGLKQAEEANKTPDKPDKVWRIQAGKGFNEFPNKEYDLYQSLLSSKIDGGWDWGNAARHYWVKGGQQNKLEVDMKDAVGTYKLSGLRNFTGGDLDVNMQKATLRLGQFNGNSFTSFKDGANRTTRVDFNAKNISIDNFVEINNRVGSGAGRKASSTVLTLQASEGITSSKNAEISLYDGATLNLASNSVKLMGNVWMGRLQYVGAYLAPSYSTINTSKVTGEVDFNHLTVGDQNAAQAGIIASNKTHIGTLDLWQSAGLNIIAPPEGGYKDKPDNTTQNSAKNSQQNNAQSNNNTSVINPPNSTQKTEIQPTQVIDGPFAGGKDTVVNIDRINTKADGTIRVGGYKASLTTNAAHLHIGKGGVNLSNQASGRTLLVENLTGNITVDGPLRVNNQVGGYALAGSSANFEFKAGTDTKNGTATFNNDISLGRFVNLKVDAHTANFKGIDTGNGGFNTLDFSGVTDKVNINKLITASTNVAAKNFNINELIVKTNGVSVGEYTHFSEDIGSQSRINTVRLETGTRSIFSGGVKFKSGEKLVIDEFYYSPWNYFDARNIKNVEITRKFASSTPENPWGTSKLMFNNLTLGQNAVMDYSQFSNLTIQGDFINNQGTINYLVRGGKVATLNVGNAAAMMFNNDIDSATGFYKPLIKINSAQDLIKNTEHVLLKAKIIGYGNVSTGTNGISNVNLEEQFKERLALYNNNNRMDTCVVRNTDDIKACGMAIGNQSMVNNPDNYKYLIGKAWKNIGISKTANGSKISVYYLGNSTPTENGGNTTNLPTNTTNNARSANYALVKNAPFAHSATPNLVAINQHDFGTIESVFELANRSKDIDTLYTHSGAQGRDLLQTLLIDSHDAGYARQMIDNTSTGEITKQLNTATDALNNIASLEHKTSGLQTLSLSNAMILNSRLVNLSRRHTNNINSFAQRLQALKDQKFASLESAAEVLYQFAPKYEKPTNVWANAIGGTSLNNGGNASLYGTSAGVDAYLNGQVEAIVGGFGSYGYSSFSNQANSLNSGANNTNFGVYSRLFANQHEFDFEAQGALGSDQSSLNFKSALLQDLNQSYHYLAYSAATRASYGYDFAFFRNALVLKPSVGVSYNHLGSTNFKSNSNQVALKNGASSQHLFNASANVEARYYYGDTSYFYMNAGVLQEFARFGSNNAASLNTFKINTARNPLNTHARVMMGGELKLAKEVFLNLGVVYLHNLISNIGHFASNLGMRYSF, from the coding sequence ATGGAAATACAACAAACACACCGCAAAATGAATCGCCCTTTAGTTTCTCTCGTTTTAGCAGGAGCGTTGATTAGCGCCATACCGCAACAAAGTCATGCCGCCTTTTTCACGACCGTGATCATTCCAGCCATTGTTGGGGGTATCGCTACAGGCACTGCTGTAGGAACGGTCTCAGGGCTTCTTAGTTGGGGACTCAAACAAGCCGAAGAAGCGAATAAAACCCCGGATAAACCCGATAAAGTTTGGCGCATTCAAGCAGGAAAAGGCTTTAATGAATTCCCTAACAAGGAATACGACTTATACCAATCCCTTTTATCCAGTAAGATTGATGGAGGTTGGGATTGGGGGAATGCCGCTAGGCATTATTGGGTCAAAGGCGGGCAGCAGAACAAGCTTGAAGTGGATATGAAAGACGCTGTAGGGACTTATAAACTATCAGGGCTTAGAAACTTTACTGGTGGGGATTTAGACGTGAATATGCAAAAAGCCACTTTGCGCTTGGGCCAATTCAATGGCAATTCTTTCACAAGCTTTAAGGATGGCGCTAACCGCACCACGAGAGTGGATTTCAACGCTAAAAATATCTCAATTGATAATTTTGTAGAAATCAATAATCGTGTGGGTTCTGGAGCCGGGAGGAAAGCCAGCTCTACGGTTTTGACTTTGCAAGCTTCAGAAGGGATCACTAGCAGTAAAAACGCTGAAATTTCTCTTTATGATGGTGCCACGCTTAATTTGGCTTCAAACAGCGTTAAATTAATGGGTAATGTGTGGATGGGCCGTTTGCAATATGTGGGAGCGTATTTAGCCCCTTCATACAGCACGATAAACACTTCAAAAGTGACAGGGGAAGTGGATTTTAACCACCTCACTGTGGGCGATCAAAACGCCGCTCAAGCAGGCATTATCGCTAGCAATAAGACTCATATTGGCACATTGGATTTGTGGCAAAGCGCTGGGCTAAACATTATCGCTCCTCCAGAAGGCGGCTATAAGGATAAACCTGATAACACCACTCAAAACAGCGCTAAAAACAGCCAACAAAACAACGCTCAAAGCAATAACAACACTTCTGTCATTAACCCACCCAATAGCACGCAAAAAACAGAAATTCAACCCACGCAAGTCATTGATGGGCCTTTTGCGGGTGGCAAAGACACGGTTGTCAATATTGATCGCATAAACACTAAAGCCGATGGCACGATTAGAGTGGGAGGGTATAAAGCTTCTCTTACCACCAATGCGGCTCATTTGCATATTGGCAAAGGCGGTGTCAATCTGTCCAATCAAGCGAGCGGGCGTACCCTTTTAGTGGAGAATCTAACCGGGAATATCACCGTTGATGGGCCTTTAAGAGTGAATAATCAAGTGGGTGGTTATGCTTTGGCAGGATCAAGCGCGAATTTTGAGTTTAAGGCTGGTACGGATACTAAAAACGGCACAGCCACTTTTAATAACGATATTAGTTTGGGAAGATTTGTGAATTTAAAGGTGGATGCTCATACAGCTAATTTTAAAGGTATTGATACGGGTAATGGTGGTTTCAACACTTTAGATTTTAGTGGCGTTACAGACAAAGTCAATATCAACAAGCTCATTACAGCTTCCACTAATGTGGCCGCTAAAAACTTCAACATTAATGAATTGATTGTTAAAACCAATGGGGTGAGTGTGGGGGAATACACTCATTTTAGCGAAGATATAGGCAGTCAATCGCGCATCAATACCGTGCGTTTGGAAACTGGCACTAGGTCAATCTTTTCTGGGGGTGTCAAATTTAAAAGCGGCGAAAAATTGGTTATAGATGAGTTTTACTATAGCCCTTGGAATTATTTTGACGCTAGAAATATTAAAAATGTTGAAATCACCAGAAAATTCGCTTCTTCAACCCCAGAAAACCCTTGGGGCACATCAAAGCTTATGTTTAATAATCTAACCCTGGGTCAAAATGCGGTCATGGACTATAGTCAATTTTCAAATCTAACCATTCAGGGGGATTTTATCAACAATCAAGGCACTATCAACTATCTGGTCCGAGGTGGGAAAGTGGCAACCTTAAATGTAGGCAATGCAGCAGCTATGATGTTTAATAATGATATAGACAGCGCGACCGGATTTTACAAACCGCTCATCAAGATTAACAGCGCTCAAGATCTCATTAAAAATACAGAGCATGTTTTATTGAAAGCGAAAATCATTGGTTATGGTAATGTTTCTACAGGTACCAATGGCATTAGTAATGTTAATCTAGAAGAACAATTCAAAGAGCGCCTAGCCCTTTATAACAATAATAACCGCATGGATACTTGCGTGGTGCGAAATACTGATGACATTAAAGCATGCGGTATGGCTATCGGCAATCAAAGCATGGTGAACAACCCTGACAATTACAAGTATCTTATCGGTAAGGCATGGAAAAATATAGGCATCAGTAAAACGGCTAACGGCTCTAAAATTTCGGTGTATTATTTAGGCAATTCTACGCCTACTGAGAATGGTGGCAATACCACCAACTTACCCACCAACACCACTAATAATGCGCGTTCTGCTAACTACGCTCTCGTAAAGAACGCTCCTTTCGCTCACAGCGCCACTCCTAATTTAGTCGCTATCAATCAGCATGATTTTGGCACTATTGAAAGCGTGTTTGAATTGGCTAACCGCTCTAAAGATATTGACACGCTTTATACTCATTCAGGCGCGCAAGGCAGGGATCTCTTGCAAACCTTATTGATTGATAGCCATGATGCGGGTTATGCCAGACAAATGATTGATAACACAAGCACCGGTGAAATCACCAAGCAATTGAATACGGCCACTGACGCTTTAAACAATATAGCCAGTTTAGAGCATAAAACCAGCGGCTTACAAACTTTGAGCTTGAGTAATGCGATGATTTTAAATTCTCGTTTAGTCAATCTCTCCAGAAGACACACCAACAATATTAACTCGTTCGCTCAACGCTTACAAGCTTTAAAAGACCAAAAATTCGCTTCTTTAGAGAGTGCGGCGGAAGTGTTGTATCAATTTGCCCCCAAATATGAAAAACCAACCAATGTTTGGGCTAACGCTATTGGGGGAACGAGCTTGAATAATGGCGGCAACGCTTCATTGTATGGCACAAGTGCCGGCGTGGATGCTTACCTTAACGGGCAAGTGGAAGCCATTGTGGGCGGTTTTGGAAGCTATGGTTATAGCTCTTTTAGTAATCAAGCGAACTCTCTTAACTCTGGGGCCAATAACACTAATTTTGGCGTGTATAGCCGTCTCTTTGCTAACCAGCATGAATTTGATTTTGAAGCTCAAGGGGCACTAGGGAGTGATCAATCAAGCTTGAATTTCAAAAGCGCTCTGTTGCAAGATTTGAATCAAAGCTATCATTACTTAGCCTATAGCGCTGCAACAAGAGCGAGCTATGGTTATGACTTTGCGTTTTTTAGGAACGCTTTAGTGTTAAAACCAAGCGTGGGCGTGAGCTATAACCATTTAGGTTCAACCAACTTTAAAAGCAACAGCAATCAAGTGGCTTTGAAAAATGGCGCAAGCAGCCAGCATTTATTCAACGCTAGTGCTAATGTGGAAGCGCGCTATTATTATGGGGACACTTCATACTTCTATATGAACGCTGGAGTTTTACAAGAGTTCGCTCGCTTTGGTTCTAATAACGCTGCGTCTTTAAACACCTTTAAAATCAATACCGCTCGCAACCCTTTAAATACCCATGCCAGAGTGATGATGGGTGGGGAATTAAAATTAGCCAAAGAAGTGTTTTTGAATTTGGGCGTGGTTTATTTACACAATTTGATTTCTAATATAGGCCATTTCGCTTCCAATTTAGGAATGAGGTATAGTTTCTAA